A single region of the Pectinophora gossypiella chromosome 2, ilPecGoss1.1, whole genome shotgun sequence genome encodes:
- the LOC126376989 gene encoding N-alpha-acetyltransferase 35, NatC auxiliary subunit isoform X3 yields the protein MDSLAASPEVTYNWVDITSDFFKHIQDLRLGELLHDGHLFGLFEAMSAIEMMDPKMDAGMLCNRGSPKPLNFQQAVAAGKLKINDLEPSELIGIIDATMACIVSWLEGHSLAQTVFTNLYLHQPHSVNNKTLKAYCIAVYKLLDCIRDCINKAQVFEEEDFQPMGYGYRLGSNPQSGNNYGASLEVSEQKCIALLREQEEELNKKVRSSDDEANNLWAGLQARIRFTRMFYQALLLITKRDSQSGADCVALLNGCSEMMKVIIKTSGKGTQPVENSDSPNPMGFEPMINQRLLPPTFPRYTRIKPRAEALQYFDELVARLRHAWKITSCTNFHTALDFFMEFSRQRACILSRSALQLLYLSPSPATTASMAQSAMNGPVGAPRPHHAFVEILRDSVKSFVNPPALMPTYRGVSPMIHAREFVENFLARCVRPFAVLLQVCGHNRARQRDKLALLLDEFAALQEEAESVDAVVSGAAGTAARACFGTWILYHVLRVMIAYLLSGLELELYSVHEYHYIFWYLYEFLYGWLVSALGRAEGLAGEGAKRGDAKRSGSARKQKKRTRPYAREGLLCQVMQNMCGGYYKALVAFKLQGKIRTPQSEFDNEAVRYKHRFGPLSVLTPPQVHYHEFCEMTQPLQDENPVILYLGGCKHFQQARSLLETVTTPDQEVTDLLKVAKTNFVVLKLLAGGHKRDSTVPPEFDFSVHRHFPIIKLV from the exons ATCTTCGCTTGGGTGAGTTGTTACATGATGGCCACCTATTTGGCTTATTTGAGGCCATGTCGGCCATCGAGATGATGGATCCGAAGATGGATGCAGGGATGCTGTGTAATCGTGGCAGTCCCAAGCCACTTAACTTCCAACAGGCTGTTGCA gcaggcaaactgaaaataaatgacCTGGAGCCGAGCGAGCTGATAGGCATCATAGATGCAACCATGGCGTGCATCGTATCCTGGCTAGAAGGTCACTCGCTAGCTCAGACAGTCTTCACAAACCTGTATCTGCATCAGCCTCACTCCGTCAACAATAAGACATTGAAAGCATACTGCATTGCAGTGTATAAACTTCTGGATTGTATTAGAGATTGTATTAACAA GGCCCAGGTATTTGAAGAAGAGGATTTCCAACCAATGGGGTATGGTTATCGTCTGGGCTCGAACCCGCAGTCAGGAAACAACTACGGCGCGAGCCTTGAAGTCAGCGAGCAGAAGTGTATCGCATTGCTTAGGGAGCAGGAGGAAGAACTCAACAAGAAGGTCCGCAGTTCTGATGATGAG GCCAACAACCTCTGGGCAGGCCTGCAGGCCCGGATCAGGTTTACCAGAATGTTCTACCAAGCTCTCCTGCTGATCACCAAGCGAGACTCCCAGTCCGGGGCTGACTGCGTGGCTCTGCTCAACGGATGCTCTGAGATGATGAAGGTCATCATCAAGACATCCGGGAAAGGAACGCAACCTGTGGAGAATT CGGATTCCCCAAACCCAATGGGGTTCGAGCCGATGATCAACCAGCGGTTACTCCCGCCGACGTTCCCTCGTTACACTCGTATCAAGCCGCGGGCCGAGGCGCTGCAGTACTTCGACGAGCTGGTGGCCAGGCTGCGCCACGCGTGGAAGATCACCTCTTGCACCAACTTCCATACTGCGCTG GACTTCTTCATGGAGTTCAGTCGCCAGCGCGCGTGCATCCTGTCCCGCTCGGCGCTCCAACTGCTGTACCTCAGCCCGTCTCCAGCGACTACAGCGTCTATGGCCCAGAGCGCCATGAACGGCCCAGTGGGCGCGCCTCGGCCCCACCACGCCTTCGTCGAGATCTTACGAGACTCGGTCAAGAGCTTCGTCAACCCACCTGCCCTGATGCCCACCTATCGGGGAGTGAGTCCGATGATACAT GCGCGGGAGTTTGTCGAGAACTTTCTGGCGAGGTGTGTGCGGCCCTTCGCTGTGCTGCTTCAAGTGTGCGGACACAACCGCGCGCGGCAACGAGACAAGCTCGCTTTACTGTTGGACGAGTTCGCCGCTTTGCAAGAAGAG GCGGAGAGCGTAGACGCAGTAGTGAGCGGCGCGGCGGGCACGGCGGCGCGAGCCTGCTTCGGCACCTGGATCTTGTACCACGTGCTGCGGGTCATGATCGCTTACCTGCTGTCCGGGCTCGAGCTCGAGCTGTACAGCGTGCACGAGTACCATTACATATTCTG gTATTTGTACGAGTTCTTATATGGCTGGCTGGTGTCAGCTCTGGGTCGCGCGGAAGGCTTGGCGGGCGAGGGCGCCAAGCGAGGCGACGCCAAACGCAGCGGCTCGGCGAGGAAGCAGAAGAAACGCACGCGACCTTACGCGCGCGAGGGGTTACTATGTCAAGTCATGCAGAATATGTGCGGCGGGTACTATAAG GCGCTAGTAGCGTTCAAGTTGCAAGGCAAGATCCGCACGCCTCAGTCTGAGTTCGACAACGAGGCTGTACGGTACAAGCACCGGTTCGGGCCGCTCTCCGTGCTCACCCCGCCGCAGGTTCACTACCACGAGTTCTGCGAGATGACGCAGCCGTTGCA GGATGAAAATCCGGTAATACTGTACCTGGGCGGCTGCAAGCACTTCCAGCAGGCGCGGTCACTCTTGGAGACGGTCACCACTCCTGACCAAGag GTAACAGATCTCCTTAAAGTAGCCAAAACAAATTTCGTAGTTTTGAAGTTGCTAGCGGGAGGACACAAGAGGGACTCGACGGTGCCACCAGAATTTGACTTTTCTGTACATAGACATTTTCCTATCATAAAACTAGTGTAA
- the LOC126376989 gene encoding N-alpha-acetyltransferase 35, NatC auxiliary subunit isoform X1, whose amino-acid sequence MGDNYSYYDGDGAMDSLAASPEVTYNWVDITSDFFKHIQDLRLGELLHDGHLFGLFEAMSAIEMMDPKMDAGMLCNRGSPKPLNFQQAVAAGKLKINDLEPSELIGIIDATMACIVSWLEGHSLAQTVFTNLYLHQPHSVNNKTLKAYCIAVYKLLDCIRDCINKAQVFEEEDFQPMGYGYRLGSNPQSGNNYGASLEVSEQKCIALLREQEEELNKKVRSSDDEANNLWAGLQARIRFTRMFYQALLLITKRDSQSGADCVALLNGCSEMMKVIIKTSGKGTQPVENSDSPNPMGFEPMINQRLLPPTFPRYTRIKPRAEALQYFDELVARLRHAWKITSCTNFHTALDFFMEFSRQRACILSRSALQLLYLSPSPATTASMAQSAMNGPVGAPRPHHAFVEILRDSVKSFVNPPALMPTYRGVSPMIHAREFVENFLARCVRPFAVLLQVCGHNRARQRDKLALLLDEFAALQEEAESVDAVVSGAAGTAARACFGTWILYHVLRVMIAYLLSGLELELYSVHEYHYIFWYLYEFLYGWLVSALGRAEGLAGEGAKRGDAKRSGSARKQKKRTRPYAREGLLCQVMQNMCGGYYKALVAFKLQGKIRTPQSEFDNEAVRYKHRFGPLSVLTPPQVHYHEFCEMTQPLQDENPVILYLGGCKHFQQARSLLETVTTPDQEVTDLLKVAKTNFVVLKLLAGGHKRDSTVPPEFDFSVHRHFPIIKLV is encoded by the exons ATCTTCGCTTGGGTGAGTTGTTACATGATGGCCACCTATTTGGCTTATTTGAGGCCATGTCGGCCATCGAGATGATGGATCCGAAGATGGATGCAGGGATGCTGTGTAATCGTGGCAGTCCCAAGCCACTTAACTTCCAACAGGCTGTTGCA gcaggcaaactgaaaataaatgacCTGGAGCCGAGCGAGCTGATAGGCATCATAGATGCAACCATGGCGTGCATCGTATCCTGGCTAGAAGGTCACTCGCTAGCTCAGACAGTCTTCACAAACCTGTATCTGCATCAGCCTCACTCCGTCAACAATAAGACATTGAAAGCATACTGCATTGCAGTGTATAAACTTCTGGATTGTATTAGAGATTGTATTAACAA GGCCCAGGTATTTGAAGAAGAGGATTTCCAACCAATGGGGTATGGTTATCGTCTGGGCTCGAACCCGCAGTCAGGAAACAACTACGGCGCGAGCCTTGAAGTCAGCGAGCAGAAGTGTATCGCATTGCTTAGGGAGCAGGAGGAAGAACTCAACAAGAAGGTCCGCAGTTCTGATGATGAG GCCAACAACCTCTGGGCAGGCCTGCAGGCCCGGATCAGGTTTACCAGAATGTTCTACCAAGCTCTCCTGCTGATCACCAAGCGAGACTCCCAGTCCGGGGCTGACTGCGTGGCTCTGCTCAACGGATGCTCTGAGATGATGAAGGTCATCATCAAGACATCCGGGAAAGGAACGCAACCTGTGGAGAATT CGGATTCCCCAAACCCAATGGGGTTCGAGCCGATGATCAACCAGCGGTTACTCCCGCCGACGTTCCCTCGTTACACTCGTATCAAGCCGCGGGCCGAGGCGCTGCAGTACTTCGACGAGCTGGTGGCCAGGCTGCGCCACGCGTGGAAGATCACCTCTTGCACCAACTTCCATACTGCGCTG GACTTCTTCATGGAGTTCAGTCGCCAGCGCGCGTGCATCCTGTCCCGCTCGGCGCTCCAACTGCTGTACCTCAGCCCGTCTCCAGCGACTACAGCGTCTATGGCCCAGAGCGCCATGAACGGCCCAGTGGGCGCGCCTCGGCCCCACCACGCCTTCGTCGAGATCTTACGAGACTCGGTCAAGAGCTTCGTCAACCCACCTGCCCTGATGCCCACCTATCGGGGAGTGAGTCCGATGATACAT GCGCGGGAGTTTGTCGAGAACTTTCTGGCGAGGTGTGTGCGGCCCTTCGCTGTGCTGCTTCAAGTGTGCGGACACAACCGCGCGCGGCAACGAGACAAGCTCGCTTTACTGTTGGACGAGTTCGCCGCTTTGCAAGAAGAG GCGGAGAGCGTAGACGCAGTAGTGAGCGGCGCGGCGGGCACGGCGGCGCGAGCCTGCTTCGGCACCTGGATCTTGTACCACGTGCTGCGGGTCATGATCGCTTACCTGCTGTCCGGGCTCGAGCTCGAGCTGTACAGCGTGCACGAGTACCATTACATATTCTG gTATTTGTACGAGTTCTTATATGGCTGGCTGGTGTCAGCTCTGGGTCGCGCGGAAGGCTTGGCGGGCGAGGGCGCCAAGCGAGGCGACGCCAAACGCAGCGGCTCGGCGAGGAAGCAGAAGAAACGCACGCGACCTTACGCGCGCGAGGGGTTACTATGTCAAGTCATGCAGAATATGTGCGGCGGGTACTATAAG GCGCTAGTAGCGTTCAAGTTGCAAGGCAAGATCCGCACGCCTCAGTCTGAGTTCGACAACGAGGCTGTACGGTACAAGCACCGGTTCGGGCCGCTCTCCGTGCTCACCCCGCCGCAGGTTCACTACCACGAGTTCTGCGAGATGACGCAGCCGTTGCA GGATGAAAATCCGGTAATACTGTACCTGGGCGGCTGCAAGCACTTCCAGCAGGCGCGGTCACTCTTGGAGACGGTCACCACTCCTGACCAAGag GTAACAGATCTCCTTAAAGTAGCCAAAACAAATTTCGTAGTTTTGAAGTTGCTAGCGGGAGGACACAAGAGGGACTCGACGGTGCCACCAGAATTTGACTTTTCTGTACATAGACATTTTCCTATCATAAAACTAGTGTAA
- the LOC126376989 gene encoding N-alpha-acetyltransferase 35, NatC auxiliary subunit isoform X2 codes for MGDNYSYYDGDGAMDSLAASPEVTYNWVDITSDFFKHIQDLRLGELLHDGHLFGLFEAMSAIEMMDPKMDAGMLCNRGSPKPLNFQQAVAAGKLKINDLEPSELIGIIDATMACIVSWLEGHSLAQTVFTNLYLHQPHSVNNKTLKAYCIAVYKLLDCIRDCINKAQVFEEEDFQPMGYGYRLGSNPQSGNNYGASLEVSEQKCIALLREQEEELNKKVRSSDDEANNLWAGLQARIRFTRMFYQALLLITKRDSQSGADCVALLNGCSEMMKVIIKTSGKGTQPVENSDSPNPMGFEPMINQRLLPPTFPRYTRIKPRAEALQYFDELVARLRHAWKITSCTNFHTALDFFMEFSRQRACILSRSALQLLYLSPSPATTASMAQSAMNGPVGAPRPHHAFVEILRDSVKSFVNPPALMPTYRGAREFVENFLARCVRPFAVLLQVCGHNRARQRDKLALLLDEFAALQEEAESVDAVVSGAAGTAARACFGTWILYHVLRVMIAYLLSGLELELYSVHEYHYIFWYLYEFLYGWLVSALGRAEGLAGEGAKRGDAKRSGSARKQKKRTRPYAREGLLCQVMQNMCGGYYKALVAFKLQGKIRTPQSEFDNEAVRYKHRFGPLSVLTPPQVHYHEFCEMTQPLQDENPVILYLGGCKHFQQARSLLETVTTPDQEVTDLLKVAKTNFVVLKLLAGGHKRDSTVPPEFDFSVHRHFPIIKLV; via the exons ATCTTCGCTTGGGTGAGTTGTTACATGATGGCCACCTATTTGGCTTATTTGAGGCCATGTCGGCCATCGAGATGATGGATCCGAAGATGGATGCAGGGATGCTGTGTAATCGTGGCAGTCCCAAGCCACTTAACTTCCAACAGGCTGTTGCA gcaggcaaactgaaaataaatgacCTGGAGCCGAGCGAGCTGATAGGCATCATAGATGCAACCATGGCGTGCATCGTATCCTGGCTAGAAGGTCACTCGCTAGCTCAGACAGTCTTCACAAACCTGTATCTGCATCAGCCTCACTCCGTCAACAATAAGACATTGAAAGCATACTGCATTGCAGTGTATAAACTTCTGGATTGTATTAGAGATTGTATTAACAA GGCCCAGGTATTTGAAGAAGAGGATTTCCAACCAATGGGGTATGGTTATCGTCTGGGCTCGAACCCGCAGTCAGGAAACAACTACGGCGCGAGCCTTGAAGTCAGCGAGCAGAAGTGTATCGCATTGCTTAGGGAGCAGGAGGAAGAACTCAACAAGAAGGTCCGCAGTTCTGATGATGAG GCCAACAACCTCTGGGCAGGCCTGCAGGCCCGGATCAGGTTTACCAGAATGTTCTACCAAGCTCTCCTGCTGATCACCAAGCGAGACTCCCAGTCCGGGGCTGACTGCGTGGCTCTGCTCAACGGATGCTCTGAGATGATGAAGGTCATCATCAAGACATCCGGGAAAGGAACGCAACCTGTGGAGAATT CGGATTCCCCAAACCCAATGGGGTTCGAGCCGATGATCAACCAGCGGTTACTCCCGCCGACGTTCCCTCGTTACACTCGTATCAAGCCGCGGGCCGAGGCGCTGCAGTACTTCGACGAGCTGGTGGCCAGGCTGCGCCACGCGTGGAAGATCACCTCTTGCACCAACTTCCATACTGCGCTG GACTTCTTCATGGAGTTCAGTCGCCAGCGCGCGTGCATCCTGTCCCGCTCGGCGCTCCAACTGCTGTACCTCAGCCCGTCTCCAGCGACTACAGCGTCTATGGCCCAGAGCGCCATGAACGGCCCAGTGGGCGCGCCTCGGCCCCACCACGCCTTCGTCGAGATCTTACGAGACTCGGTCAAGAGCTTCGTCAACCCACCTGCCCTGATGCCCACCTATCGGGGA GCGCGGGAGTTTGTCGAGAACTTTCTGGCGAGGTGTGTGCGGCCCTTCGCTGTGCTGCTTCAAGTGTGCGGACACAACCGCGCGCGGCAACGAGACAAGCTCGCTTTACTGTTGGACGAGTTCGCCGCTTTGCAAGAAGAG GCGGAGAGCGTAGACGCAGTAGTGAGCGGCGCGGCGGGCACGGCGGCGCGAGCCTGCTTCGGCACCTGGATCTTGTACCACGTGCTGCGGGTCATGATCGCTTACCTGCTGTCCGGGCTCGAGCTCGAGCTGTACAGCGTGCACGAGTACCATTACATATTCTG gTATTTGTACGAGTTCTTATATGGCTGGCTGGTGTCAGCTCTGGGTCGCGCGGAAGGCTTGGCGGGCGAGGGCGCCAAGCGAGGCGACGCCAAACGCAGCGGCTCGGCGAGGAAGCAGAAGAAACGCACGCGACCTTACGCGCGCGAGGGGTTACTATGTCAAGTCATGCAGAATATGTGCGGCGGGTACTATAAG GCGCTAGTAGCGTTCAAGTTGCAAGGCAAGATCCGCACGCCTCAGTCTGAGTTCGACAACGAGGCTGTACGGTACAAGCACCGGTTCGGGCCGCTCTCCGTGCTCACCCCGCCGCAGGTTCACTACCACGAGTTCTGCGAGATGACGCAGCCGTTGCA GGATGAAAATCCGGTAATACTGTACCTGGGCGGCTGCAAGCACTTCCAGCAGGCGCGGTCACTCTTGGAGACGGTCACCACTCCTGACCAAGag GTAACAGATCTCCTTAAAGTAGCCAAAACAAATTTCGTAGTTTTGAAGTTGCTAGCGGGAGGACACAAGAGGGACTCGACGGTGCCACCAGAATTTGACTTTTCTGTACATAGACATTTTCCTATCATAAAACTAGTGTAA
- the LOC126377409 gene encoding uncharacterized protein LOC126377409 has translation MAEEPECQLRRRRSSGNPNLPLNLEVGYQVNEGGPSQGTPSPGCFRRASNSTDSPATSTLLEFRKKQQSFDIQVVQIEECEEEEIMVDSDDEGGEENGAAGADRPITPTPIQDFGANVVYTEGPQTTDFLKVKTIEHDCVTDVSDADSDAEDE, from the exons ATGGCGGAAGAACCGGAATGTCAGCTACGCCGCAGACGTTCGTCTGGCAACCCGAATCTACCTCTAAATCTAGAAGTGGGGTACCAAGTCAACGAGGGGGGGCCCAGCCAAGGAACGCCCTCGCCAGGCTGCTTCAGACGGGCGTCCAACTCAACAGACTCCCCCGCAACCTCAACCCTGCTTGAGTTCAGGAAGAAACAACAGAGCTTTGATATACAAGTTGTCCAG ATAGAAGAATGTGAAGAAGAGGAGATAATGGTGGATAGTGACGACGAGGGGGGCGAGGAAAACGGAGCGGCGGGAGCAGACCGTCCCATCACGCCCACTCCCATACAGGATTTCGGAGCGAATGTCGTTTACACTGAAG GACCACAGACCACGGATTTCTTGAAAGTGAAGACTATAGAGCACGACTGCGTCACAGACGTATCCGACGCCGACAGCGATGCAGAAGATGAATAA